In Canis lupus dingo isolate Sandy chromosome 1, ASM325472v2, whole genome shotgun sequence, a single genomic region encodes these proteins:
- the TIAM2 gene encoding rho guanine nucleotide exchange factor TIAM2 isoform X3: MEGPRGTRDPPPRPLARHLSDADRLRKVIQELMDTEKSYVKDLSCLFELYLEPLQNETFLTQDEMESLFGSLPEMLEFQKVFLETLEDGLSASSDFNILETPSQFRKLLFSLGGSFLYYADHFKLYSGFCANHIKVQKVLERAKTDKAFKAFLDARNPTKQHSSTLESYLIKPVQRVLKYPLLLKELVSLTDHESEEHYHLTEALKAMEKVASHINEMQKIYEDYGTVFDQLVAEQSGTEKEVTELSMGELLMHSAVSWLNPFLSLGKARKDLELTVFVFKRAVILVYKENCKLKKKLPSNSRPAHGSADLDPFKFRWLIPISALQVRLGNTAGTENNSIWELIHTKSEIEGRPETIFQLCCSDNESKTNIVKVIRSILRENFRRHIKCELPLEKTCKDRLVPLKNRVPVSAKLASSRSLKVLKTSSSSEWPSEPGKASSLDSDECSLSSSTQSSGCHPGGSRQDCLQHPQTGLADFPDNLIKESDILSDEDEDYHQTLKQGSPTKDIELQFQRLRISDDPDANAAEQQPSTEGRPKGEPPKLVRGHFCAIKRKANSTKRDRGTLLKAQIRHQSLDSQSETTTLDLSSVLQREFSVQSLTSVVNEECFYEAESHGKL, encoded by the exons ATGGAAGGGCCTAGGGGGACTCGGGACCCACCTCCGAGGCCACTGGCTCGCCACCTCTCTGATGCAGATCGCCTCCGGAAAGTCATCCAGGAGCTGATGGACACGGAGAAGTCCTACGTGAAG GATCTGAGCTGCCTCTTTGAATTATACCTGGAGCCACTTCAAAATGAGACCTTTCTCACCCAAGATGAG ATGGAGTCACTTTTTGGAAGTTTGCCAGAGATGCTTGAATTTCAAAAGGTGTTTCTAGAGACTCTGGAGGATGGGCTTTCAGCATCATCTGACTTTAATATCCTCGAGACTCCTTCACAGTTCAGA AAATTACTGTTTTCCCTTGGAGGCTCTTTCCTTTATTACGCGGACCATTTTAAACTGTACAGCGGATTCTGTGCTAATCATATTAAAGTACAGAAGGTTCTAGAGCGAG CTAAAACTGATAAAGCCTTCAAGGCTTTTCTGGATGCCCGGAATCCTACCAAGCAGCATTCCTCCACACTGGAGTCCTACCTCATCAAGCCAGTTCAGAGAGTGCTCAAGTACCCTCTGCTGCTCAAGGAGCTCGTGTCGCTGACGGACCACGAGAGTGAGGAGCACTATCACCTGACAG aagCACTAAAGGCAATGGAAAAAGTAGCGAGCCACATCAATGAGATGCAGAAGATCTACGAGGATTATGGGACTGTGTTTGACCAGCTAGTGGCAGAGCAAAGTGGAACAGAGAAGGAG GTAACAGAACTTTCCATGGGGGAACTTCTGATGCACTCTGCAGTTTCCTGGTTGAATCCATTTCTGTCTCTAGGAAAAGCCAGAAAGGACCTTGAGCTCACAGTGTTTG tttttaaaagagctGTCATATTGGTTTATAAAGAAAACTgcaaactgaaaaagaaactg CCCTCGAATTCCCGGCCTGCACATGGCTCTGCCGATTTGGACCCATTTAAATTTCGCTGGTTGATCCCCATATCCGCACTTCAAGTCAGACTGGGGAATACAGCAG GGACAGAAAATAATTCCATATGGGAACTGATCCATACGAAGTCAGAAATAGAAGGACGGCCAGAAACCATCTTCCAACTGTGCTGCAG TGACAATGAAAGCAAGACCAACATCGTCAAGGTGATTCGGTCTATTCTGAGGGAGAACTTCAGGCGTCACATCAAGTGTGAGTTACCCCTGGAGAAGACCTGTAAGGATCGCCTGGTTCCCCTTAAGAACCGAGTTCCTGTTTCAGCCAAGTTAG CTTCCTCCAGGTCCTTAAAAGTCCTCAAAACTTCCTCCAGCAGCGAGTGGCCCAGCGAGCCGGGCAAGGCCAGCTCCCTGGACTCTGACGAGTGCAGCCTGAGCAGCAGCACGCAGAGCAGTGGCTGCCACCCAGGTGGAAGCCGGCAGGACTGCCTGCAACACCCCCAGACGGGCCTGGCTGATTTTCCAGACAATCTCATCAAAGAGAGTGACATTCTGAGCGACGAAGATGAGGACTACCATCAGACTCTCAAACAGGGCAGCCCTACCAAAGACATTGAACTTCAGTTCCAGAGACTGAGAATCTCCGATGACCCGGACGCAAACGCCGCTGAGCAACAGCCCAGCACAGAGGGCCGACCCAAGGGGGAGCCGCCCAAACTGGTGCGGGGGCACTTCTGTGCCATTAAACGGAAAGCAAACAGCACCAAACGGGACAGGGGAACTTTGCTAAAGGCACAGATCCGTCACCAGTCCCTTGACAGTCAATCTGAAACCACCACCCTTGATCTCAGTTCCGTTCTGCAGCGAGAGTTCAGTGTCCAGAGTTTAACATCGGTAGTCAATGAGGAGTGCTTTTATGAAGCGGAGAGCCACGGAAAGTTGTAG